In Magnolia sinica isolate HGM2019 chromosome 16, MsV1, whole genome shotgun sequence, the genomic window ctgttttaatttcgcttttactataaataataagttttactttgattataactcttcatccgtcgggctttaggagttgcgcccaatgtgaaaagagcttagaataattaggagaacggtttggtgaagccaaataggacacttactatttttggttgaaaaccttgcgcactagtagacatcacgaccgtctataaatagtaagtttactatttatagtaattcgtggattctaggagtttgagttgtagttggattctgatttctttcttattgcttggtacccctatttaaagggttgtgaactcatttttattcatcaattaatcaatttcaaatttcttagaatttatttctattttctgctttctttcctcgtgaattcgagaagtctctgtgaggagtccagagaagctccgtggattcggagtagttatcctcatcacgttcatccctgcgtcatataTGATAAATACCAACTTGAGAACATAGCTATAAACTGTCGTCACATGCCTACCTTATAATTGAAAGTAAACTCCAAAAACATAGTTGTCACATAACTACCATCTCTCCTCCagatacattttattttatttttggtgtcGAGATTTACTCAGCCATTGCCTACCCTTGATTGTCTATCCCACGTAAAATTTATTTTGATTCAATCATCTTAACTGCTAGCCAATGACTAAATTGAATAGTTGTTATTGATTACCTCCTGTTGAGATGGTGGACATCTGTTTAACGATTACAAAATGAAAATACCCAAGTGTCCATTTGACCAATAAGGGCTCAATTACCAAACTGAAGAAGAGTGGTTAGGTTTCAGGATTTGGCTGTTTACATTTCGTTAATGTAGCATGTGTATGATTTCtgtgctttttttatttttattttattttttacacacacacacacaccctacacactcacgccgtagtgggatttcaccacctattgaTACTCCAACCATtgatcaggtgttgaaactcccaggaTTTCTGTGCCTGGATTTGAAGCATGATATACCTCCGGAGTAATAATTAACTCTGCGAAGCAAGGTTTGAAGGtaacgtggtttggctagtgatgttGCCATTaagggtgtacaccgagtcgagttggcctcagctcgactcgactcggccactagctgacctggccgcagctcaactcggctcgactcgactcgactcgcagCTCGAACTCCGGTCAGCCcgatcctcaagcctgactggccagctcagctcagttcggtcagcggctcggccagttcaagccgagttcgcctatgtagcattttcacaaacacatggactgcacattTACAATCTCATTGTATATAAAATAGCAGTagtggttttacatgtatttcatcaaacaccttctaagcaacaaaaaaatcaagaaaaaaaaaaggtttttgtttcatatatatatcttctttgctactagccacacttcgttgagtcatttcatcaaacacttggtgagcaatcaatatcaaagtaaccgagtcaccgaactggtgtgatccaagttcaattcgagctaggtttgatccgagtcaagtcgagttgggcAGCTCTCGGCTCGTACTCGGCTTTGAACcgagtcaattcgagctttttcgagttgagtcaagggAGCGGTTCCTGTACACCCCTAGTTGCCATAaaccaggtggctagtggttggtgctatgtggaccccaccatgatgtatgtattttatccgtgtagtctatccattttgaaagataattttggggcttaatcccaaaaatgaggtagatctaaatctcaggtggaccacaccatgggaaaacaatagtgattgaatgttcaccattaaaaacctcataacgcccactgtaatggttagtTGACATCTAACCTGCTTATTAAGTCATACAGACTTGACgaagaaaaatatatattaggTTGATTCATAACTTTTGCggtccccaataaatttttaagggtgggcgttgtgtgtggtccacttgagattttggatcaacctcatttttgggttcataccataaaaggatacggaagaatggatggacggtccctAATCATGGCTTAGAATCACAAAAGTTATATCACCGAGGTCAACGGTTCCAGAACCCTTGGGGTGTGTGGGGGTATGAATgtgtatttaaaaaataatacatAAAGGATTTCAAGGTCCCAACTGACGTCACAAGTGCCCAACACAACTCAGATGGAAAACCTTGCAGTAAGGTGAACTGAGTTAAACTTGAACCCAGTAGTGAGTGGGCCCACGTTGATGATGGGTTGGATATCCACGctgtctcaggtggaccacacctaaggaAACAGTGGTATCAAACCCAGTCGATTAGTGCcgagtctgagtcgactcaaaaTAGTCGCATCAGACTGTGTAAACGGCATGGATCGTCATATGGCGGGACAGATACCCATATCACCAGAACACGTCGTGAAGTGCTCACGCATGGTTTTAGCTGTTTTGGTTTTCATCGGGAGGGCCCGGCCAACTCGTTCAAGACGAAACTCCACTAGAGACTGAAGGAGTCGATCCGAGTCTAAAAACCATGCATGGGTCACAAAAGCTCGAaaaccactccgtccatacaAAAACAAGTTAGAAATTCACTTTTGAGTGGACGGCGTGGTCTCCAACAACTGAGATCCTCTCAAATGGTCCATTGAAGGACCTCAGatgaatgaatggtctggatcactacgTAGCCAAACAGAAACAGATTTTGTCAAGAGAGATGAGAGTATTATACCGATATCAACCCTTTGATGATCTGATCAGTGTAATAGTCAGGCTCTGTTTCTTGCAACGAGAACAGAACATCTATGAACGTCTTATTATTCTTCTCGATCTGAACTTCTACTTCCATTGAGGAAGAAAAATCgaccttcttctttctccttcggTGCTCGTCGATCAGAGTCTGCAAGAACTCATCCCTCCGTCTCACCAATCTCATCATCCGCTTCTCCACACCTCCAAAATCCATCCAACCCAAAACCGGCACGAAATCACTGAAATTCGGTGCTCCGATCAACCTTGACCCCTCACTTGTGATCTCATAGAACTTCCTTGCCTCTTCCAAATCGACCACGTTCTTTCCGTAATACCGTTTCCCAGCGATCATCCCCATCATCACATTGAAGGTGAGCTCGGCGAACCTCAACTTCAATTCCACCACTGATTTTCCTGATTCCGAATCCCGGAACAGGTCTTTTACCAGTGACCGGACCTCATGGATTCGGACAGCGGAGAACATCTGGATGCGGTTCGACGCGAGAATCTCGACGGTGGCGATGCGGCGGAGGTTGCGCCAGTGGGGACCATAGGAGGCCCATCCGAGGCCAGAATAATGGTTGCCAAAGTGCTTGCCGGCGAGGAGACGGGGGCGGTTGGCAAAGATGATGTCGTTCTTGGAGAAGCAGTCCTCGGCCGAAGACGAGGAGGAGATGACGAGGACTGGGCGGGAGCCAAAACGGAGTGAAAGGATGGGGCCATAGCGGTTGGAGAGAGTGGAAAGAGAGCGGTGGAGAGGGTTTTTTAGGAGATGGAGATGGCCGAGGATGGGGAGGGAAGGTGGTGATGGTGGAAGATTCTTGCGCTTCTGGAGTAGGCGCTTGGAAATTGACgataggaagaaaaagaaaatgagagctgAAATGGGCGACCAGATATCCATGTTTATTTTTTTGCGCCGCCTGGACGATGCAGTGGGATTATCTTTAGATCTCATAGGACGCAGCTTCCATCCTACCCCGGGCGTGGATGGCGTACTGAAAGCGCCAGCAACGAGGTGGATATTGACAGTGACATGTGGTCCCTGTCTTGCTATTAAATTACTACCGTGGAAAATTCGAAAGGACTCACTGTAGGGCCGTTTGGCCAAGTGTACCCGGTGTTATTAGATGGAACGGTATACCAAATCCCATTCATTATATCCGGCTGGCATGGAGTAGGCGCTTGGAAATTGataataggaagaagaagaaaatgagagctgAAATGGGTGGCTAGATAtccatgtttatttttttgtgcCGCCTGGAAGATGCAGTAGGATTATCTTTAAATCTTATAGGATGCAGCTTCCATCCTACCCCGGACGTGGATGGCATACTGAAAGCATCAGCAACGAGGTGGATATTCACAGTGACATGTAGTCCCTGTCTTGCTATTAAATTACTATAGTAGAAAATTTAAAAGGACTCACTGTAGGGCCGTTTTGTGGGGTGTACCAGGTGTTATTAGATGGAACGGTATACCAAATCCCATTTATTATATCCGGCTGGCATGGTTGGAAGTATAGTTGAATACGAGGATTAGAGCTGTATACGAGTAGAGCTGAGCCGAGTATTGTTCAACTCATGCTCGGCTCGCAGAGCCTGAGTCTCAGCTCGTACttggctcggccttcgagctcgaATGCCCAGCTTGTAGTCGGCTCGTCTGAGTTCGAGCAgatatcgagccgagttcgagcaaagTTTTTGGCAGGGAGTAGGATTCAGTTGTGTTCGATCTCGGTAGGgagcatgtaagacccgtatcctaacccgtactattacgtagacttccgcgatcctctcgGTCGAATCTCGGCGACCTGCGATTTGTTATTGGCAGTTAAGCACAACCTTGAGTCTCCTCTCGTATTCCGGAGTCGGCTCAACCTaatacttgtaccctagcgaccgcgccgtcgccgcg contains:
- the LOC131229642 gene encoding cytochrome P450 81Q32-like, yielding MDIWSPISALIFFFFLSSISKRLLQKRKNLPPSPPSLPILGHLHLLKNPLHRSLSTLSNRYGPILSLRFGSRPVLVISSSSSAEDCFSKNDIIFANRPRLLAGKHFGNHYSGLGWASYGPHWRNLRRIATVEILASNRIQMFSAVRIHEVRSLVKDLFRDSESGKSVVELKLRFAELTFNVMMGMIAGKRYYGKNVVDLEEARKFYEITSEGSRLIGAPNFSDFVPVLGWMDFGGVEKRMMRLVRRRDEFLQTLIDEHRRRKKKVDFSSSMEVEVQIEKNNKTFIDVLFSLQETEPDYYTDQIIKGLISELLFAGTDSTVLTTEWAMSLLLNHPDVLEKAKAELDMHVGPHLLDETNLSKLPYLHCIINETLRLYPVAPLLLPHESSEESIVGGFDVPRGTMLFVNVRAIHRDPKLWVDPTDFNPERFQGPERAKEGFKFIPFGHGRRACPGVSLAMRMVGLALGTLIQCFEWERVGDEKVDMTEGFGLTLPKAQPLKAVYKPRLTMFNVLSQL